In Bombyx mori chromosome 11, ASM3026992v2, one genomic interval encodes:
- the NGR-A11 gene encoding neuropeptide receptor A11 isoform X1 has translation MFGNDTLQDVMASTIAAKYEPAMSLNGTTYVGGGVLILTRTLTGESVEMIDEPKTNKTIDIIDVKLVQVAFCILYTVIFVLGVFGNVLVCYVVFRNKAMQTVTNLFITNLALSDILLCVFAVPLTPMYTFLGRWVFGRLLCHLMPYAQGTSVYISTLTLTSIAIDRFFVIIYPFHPRMKLNTCIFIVIFIWVFSLVVTCPYGLFMGIQTTNNETYYCEESWPSDRSRKIFGVFTTVLQFLIPFLVIAVCYTCVSIRLNDRARSKPGAKNSKREEADRDRKRCTNRMLISMVAIFGISWLPLNLINIFNDFYAQMTEWNYYFVSFFLAHSMAMASTCYNPFLYAWLNENFRKEFKQVLPFFESNGGVRNSYHPGRVPPHKTNKNVCNGNETIQETLLASSFNRGPSIKQRFEGNGKKDNGIEVENILLEDKTISATFHTKTENVNLQLIDEESHFSDHRDTKSPI, from the coding sequence ATGTTCGGAAATGATACTCTTCAGGATGTTATGGCCTCAACGATAGCCGCGAAGTATGAACCAGCCATGTCTCTGAACGGGACCACATATGTGGGCGGGGGGGTCCTTATCCTCACTCGGACTTTGACGGGTGAATCAGTTGAGATGATCGACGAaccgaaaacaaacaaaacgatagACATAATAGACGTGAAATTAGTTCAGGTCGCTTTTTGCATTCTCTACACAGTAATCTTTGTTCTGGGCGTGTTCGGAAATGTCCTTGTTTGCTATGTGGTTTTCCGCAACAAAGCTATGCAAACAGTCACGAACCTTTTCATAACGAACCTGGCTTTATCAGATATATTGCTGTGTGTCTTCGCCGTACCTTTGACGCCAATGTATACGTTTTTGGGACGATGGGTGTTCGGGAGATTGCTCTGTCATCTGATGCCGTATGCACAAGGAACAAGTGTGTACATATCCACGCTGACGTTGACTTCAATAGCCATAGATAGATTTTTCGTGATAATATACCCGTTTCACCCTAGAATGAAACTGAAcacttgtatttttattgtcattttcatATGGGTGTTCTCTTTGGTTGTAACATGTCCTTACGGACTATTCATGGGAATACAGACCACCAACAATGAGACGTATTATTGCGAAGAAAGTTGGCCCTCAGACAGATCTAGAAAAATATTTGGCGTATTTACGACAGTTCTTCAGTTTTTAATACCCTTTTTAGTAATAGCTGTATGCTACACGTGTGTGAGTATAAGATTGAATGATCGGGCTCGGTCAAAACCAGGTGCTAAAAATAGCAAAAGGGAAGAAGCGGACAGAGATAGGAAAAGGTGTACTAACAGAATGTTAATTTCAATGGTCGCGATATTTGGAATCTCGTGGCTTCCTTTGAACTTGATAAATATATTCAACGATTTTTATGCTCAGATGACTGAGTGGAACTATTACTTCGTGTCATTCTTCTTGGCCCACTCTATGGCCATGGCTTCGACTTGCTATAATCCATTTCTTTACGCCTGGTTGAATGAAAACTTCAGAAAGGAATTCAAGCAGGTGTTGCCCTTTTTCGAGTCGAATGGAGGCGTAAGGAATAGTTACCATCCAGGACGTGTGCCACCCCACAAAACTAACAAGAACGTTTGTAATGGCAACGAAACTATACAGGAAACTTTACTGGCGTCCTCGTTCAATAGGGGACCTTCAATCAAACAGAGATTCGAAGGGAACGGGAAGAAAGATAATGGAATCGAAGTTGAAAACATTTTGTTGGAGGACAAAACAATCTCAGCTACTTTTCATACAAAGACCGAAAACGTCAATTTACAACTGATCGATGAGGAGTCACATTTCAGCGATCACAGAGACACAAAGTCACCGATATAA
- the LOC101740342 gene encoding ATP-dependent DNA helicase pif1 — protein sequence MRVQLHNDVQSGQYAAALLKIGEDRMAKDGNGMITLDREFCNVVHNPDDLNNFVYSELLTNMRNRDWLCERAILAPTNEMVGQINEQIMSRVEGDIVEFLSVDTVMDTEQVTSYPVEFLNSLELSGVPSHKLRLKVGVPVLLMRNLDAPRLCNGTRLQVTHLGRNIVKAIIMTGMAKGENVLIPRIPIIPTDLPFQFKRLQFPLKIAFAMTINKAQGQTLKVAGINLEKSCFSHGQLYVACSRVSSPQNLHVLAREGKTKNIVYKNVLQ from the coding sequence ATGAGAGTGCAACTACACAATGATGTACAATCTGGACAATATGCTGCTGCTCTTCTTAAAATTGGAGAAGATCGTATGGCAAAGGATGGTAATGGCATGATTACATTGGATCGTGAATTCTGCAATGTTGTGCATAATCCAGATGATCTAAATAACTTCGTCTATAGCGAACTGCTAACTAATATGAGGAATAGAGACTGGTTATGTGAAAGAGCAATTTTAGCGCCGACGAATGAAATGGTGGGACAGATAAACGAGCAAATTATGTCACGCGTGGAAGGTGATATTGTTGAGTTTCTCTCTGTAGACACTGTAATGGATACTGAACAAGTAACATCATACCCTGTAGAATTTCTTAATTCTTTAGAACTGTCGGGAGTACCTTCACACAAACTGAGGCTGAAGGTAGGCGTTCCTGTCCTTTTAATGCGGAATTTAGATGCACCAAGACTGTGTAATGGCACACGGTTGCAAGTGACACACCTCGGTCGCAATATTGTAAAAGCAATCATTATGACTGGAATGGCAAAAGGAGAGAACGTTTTAATCCCCCGAATACCCATAATTCCGACAGATTTGCCATTCCAGTTTAAGAGATTACAGTTTCCGCTGAAAATCGCATTCGCTATGACGATAAATAAAGCTCAGGGGCAAACATTAAAAGTAGCCGGCATTAATTTAGAAAAGAGTTGTTTTTCTCACGGACAATTATACGTGGCTTGCTCACGTGTTTCAAGTCCACAGAATCTCCATGTGTTGGCCAGAGAGGGAAAAACAAAGAACATAGTTTACAAAAATGTACTACAGTAA
- the NGR-A11 gene encoding neuropeptide receptor A11 (The RefSeq protein has 1 substitution compared to this genomic sequence), whose translation MFGNDTLQDVMASTIAAKYEPAMSLNGTTYVGGGVLILTRTLTGESVEMIDEPKTNKTIDIIDVKLVQVAFCILYTIIFVLGVFGNVLVCYVVFRNKAMQTVTNLFITNLALSDILLCVFAVPLTPMYTFLGRWVFGRLLCHLMPYAQGTSVYISTLTLTSIAIDRFFVIIYPFHPRMKLNTCIFIVIFIWVFSLVVTCPYGLFMGIQTTNNETYYCEESWPSDRSRKIFGVFTTVLQFLIPFLVIAVCYTCVSIRLNDRARSKPGAKNSKREEADRDRKRCTNRMLISMVAIFGISWLPLNLINIFNDFYAQMTEWNYYFVSFFLAHSMAMASTCYNPFLYAWLNENFRKEFKQVLPFFESNGGVRNSYHPGRVPPHKTNKNVCNGNETIQETLLASSFNRGPSIKQRFEGNGKKDNGIEVENILLEDKTISATFHTKTENVNLQLIDEESHFSDHRDTKSPI comes from the coding sequence ATGTTCGGAAATGATACTCTTCAGGATGTTATGGCCTCAACGATAGCCGCGAAGTATGAACCAGCCATGTCTCTGAACGGGACCACATATGTGGGCGGGGGGGTCCTTATCCTCACTCGGACTTTGACGGGTGAATCAGTTGAGATGATCGACGAaccgaaaacaaacaaaacgatagACATAATAGACGTGAAATTAGTTCAGGTCGCTTTTTGCATTCTCTACACAGTAATCTTTGTTCTGGGCGTGTTCGGAAATGTCCTTGTTTGCTATGTGGTTTTCCGCAACAAAGCTATGCAAACAGTCACGAACCTTTTCATAACGAACCTGGCTTTATCAGATATATTGCTGTGTGTCTTCGCCGTACCTTTGACGCCAATGTATACGTTTTTGGGACGATGGGTGTTCGGGAGATTGCTCTGTCATCTGATGCCGTATGCACAAGGAACAAGTGTGTACATATCCACGCTGACGTTGACTTCAATAGCCATAGATAGATTTTTCGTGATAATATACCCGTTTCACCCTAGAATGAAACTGAAcacttgtatttttattgtcattttcatATGGGTGTTCTCTTTGGTTGTAACATGTCCTTACGGACTATTCATGGGAATACAGACCACCAACAATGAGACGTATTATTGCGAAGAAAGTTGGCCCTCAGACAGATCTAGAAAAATATTTGGCGTATTTACGACAGTTCTTCAGTTTTTAATACCCTTTTTAGTAATAGCTGTATGCTACACGTGTGTGAGTATAAGATTGAATGATCGGGCTCGGTCAAAACCAGGTGCTAAAAATAGCAAAAGGGAAGAAGCGGACAGAGATAGGAAAAGGTGTACTAACAGAATGTTAATTTCAATGGTCGCGATATTTGGAATCTCGTGGCTTCCTTTGAACTTGATAAATATATTCAACGATTTTTATGCTCAGATGACTGAGTGGAACTATTACTTCGTGTCATTCTTCTTGGCCCACTCTATGGCCATGGCTTCGACTTGCTATAATCCATTTCTTTACGCCTGGTTGAATGAAAACTTCAGAAAGGAATTCAAGCAGGTGTTGCCCTTTTTCGAGTCGAATGGAGGCGTAAGGAATAGTTACCATCCAGGACGTGTGCCACCCCACAAAACTAACAAGAACGTTTGTAATGGCAACGAAACTATACAGGAAACTTTACTGGCGTCCTCGTTCAATAGGGGACCTTCAATCAAACAGAGATTCGAAGGGAACGGGAAGAAAGATAATGGAATCGAAGTTGAAAACATTTTGTTGGAGGACAAAACAATCTCAGCTACTTTTCATACAAAGACCGAAAACGTCAATTTACAACTGATCGATGAGGAGTCACATTTCAGCGATCACAGAGACACAAAGTCACCGATATAA